The Polyangiaceae bacterium genome includes a region encoding these proteins:
- a CDS encoding riboflavin synthase, with protein MFTGLVETTGELRARERRGPGFRLEVACTLGPLELGDSIAVSGACLTVIAHDERGFSADVSLETAEKTTLGRLPLGARVNLERSLRVGDRLGGHLVSGHVDGVAKVRSVESVGEAWRVWVEPPAELARFVAPKGSVTLDGTSLTVNGLQGDAFDVMLIPHTREVTNLGRLAAGVELNMEVDLVARYVLRYLDASSADPDARLRDVLERAGFIRS; from the coding sequence ATGTTCACCGGCTTGGTCGAGACCACGGGCGAGCTCCGCGCGCGGGAGCGCCGGGGGCCGGGCTTTCGCCTGGAAGTCGCCTGCACGCTCGGCCCGCTCGAGCTCGGTGACTCCATCGCCGTGAGCGGCGCCTGTCTGACGGTGATCGCGCACGACGAGCGCGGATTCTCCGCCGACGTGTCGCTCGAGACGGCGGAGAAGACCACCCTCGGTCGGCTGCCGTTGGGCGCCCGCGTGAACCTGGAGCGTTCGCTCAGGGTCGGCGACCGGCTCGGCGGGCACCTGGTGAGCGGGCACGTGGACGGCGTGGCCAAGGTACGCTCCGTGGAGAGCGTGGGCGAAGCCTGGCGCGTGTGGGTGGAGCCGCCAGCGGAGCTCGCGCGCTTCGTCGCGCCGAAAGGCTCGGTCACGCTGGACGGGACTTCGCTCACGGTCAACGGTCTCCAGGGCGACGCCTTCGACGTGATGTTGATCCCGCACACCCGCGAGGTGACGAACCTCGGGCGTCTGGCCGCCGGCGTTGAGCTGAACATGGAGGTCGACTTGGTCGCGCGCTACGTGCTCCGCTACCTGGACGCCTCCAGCGCCGATCCCGACGCTCGCCTGCGCGACGTGCTGGAGCGCGCCGGCTTCATCCGATCCTGA
- the alr gene encoding alanine racemase gives MRPTRAEINLANLRHNLRVLQRVAGGAQVWGVLKADGYGHGAKAVARTLERAGATGLCVALLEEGIELREAGIRVPILVMGGYYGRAWGELLRHELTPVVFEAGHIEELADEVRYSSSEPINVHVKIDTGMGRLGVMPKDAGRLGAALLRHPEVQLEGLMTHFACADTGEGIDEQLDRFDAATASLRAMGLSPRLRHAANSAAALASPRARLDLVRPGIALFGVSPSDGLSTELRPVMRIQSEIIALRDLAPGMSAGYGATWRATRPSRIATVPMGYADGLSRGLSNNGFALVRGKRAPIVGVVSMDMTMIDVTDIDGARMGDETVLLGAQKGPLGSDAITAEEIAKHLGSIPWEVLTAVSRRVPRFYREP, from the coding sequence GTGCGGCCCACCCGCGCCGAGATCAACCTGGCGAACCTGCGCCACAACCTGCGCGTCTTGCAGCGGGTGGCGGGCGGCGCCCAGGTCTGGGGCGTGCTCAAGGCCGACGGCTACGGCCACGGCGCCAAGGCCGTCGCGCGCACGCTGGAGCGGGCCGGCGCCACGGGCCTGTGCGTCGCGCTCCTGGAGGAGGGCATCGAGCTGCGCGAGGCGGGGATCCGCGTGCCCATCCTGGTCATGGGTGGCTATTACGGCCGCGCCTGGGGCGAGCTCCTGCGCCACGAGCTGACGCCGGTGGTGTTCGAGGCCGGGCACATCGAGGAGCTGGCGGACGAGGTCCGCTACTCGTCGAGCGAGCCCATCAACGTCCACGTCAAGATCGACACGGGCATGGGCCGCCTGGGCGTGATGCCGAAGGACGCCGGAAGGCTCGGGGCCGCGCTCCTGCGTCACCCGGAGGTCCAGCTCGAGGGGCTGATGACCCACTTCGCCTGCGCCGACACCGGTGAGGGCATCGACGAGCAGCTCGACCGTTTCGACGCGGCGACGGCCAGCTTGCGCGCGATGGGCCTCTCGCCCCGCTTGCGCCACGCCGCCAACAGCGCCGCGGCCCTCGCGAGCCCTCGCGCTCGCCTCGACCTGGTGCGTCCGGGCATCGCCCTGTTCGGCGTCTCGCCCAGCGACGGCCTGTCCACGGAGCTTCGCCCCGTGATGCGCATCCAGAGCGAGATCATCGCGCTGCGCGATCTCGCGCCGGGCATGAGCGCGGGCTACGGCGCCACCTGGCGTGCGACGCGGCCGAGCCGCATCGCCACCGTGCCCATGGGCTACGCCGACGGCCTGTCCCGCGGGCTGTCCAACAACGGCTTCGCGCTGGTGCGCGGCAAGCGCGCGCCCATCGTCGGTGTGGTCAGCATGGACATGACCATGATCGACGTGACGGACATCGACGGCGCGCGGATGGGCGACGAGACGGTGCTGCTCGGCGCGCAGAAGGGCCCGCTGGGCAGCGACGCAATCACCGCCGAAGAAATCGCCAAGCACCTCGGCAGCATTCCCTGGGAAGTGCTGACGGCGGTGTCGCGGCGCGTGCCGCGCTTCTACCGCGAGCCTTGA
- a CDS encoding RlmE family RNA methyltransferase codes for MSQRSPPLEQGRRALLHHEPDRGGLLRLHRRAPELLLRVQGNHHGAGGLPSLSARERKALLHPGQQLRGGRGRAERRCARLRRDQRHLRRGPALSAQPPEQQPLLHHEPRREEQRRQRLRLHRRRHRRVRLVHLVSRRQNPYSRADARTLAAKAQGYPARSVFKLEEIDRRVRLFGPGKHVLDLGAAPGSWSLYAAQKVGPKGRVLAVDLQEIRQAFPEQVTVIRGDALDLTNEALSTFAPYDVVLSDMAPSTSGSKVRDQTLSFELFMRALEVAAALGKPGGAFVGKLFMSADFQAAKQAVKARYAKEQTIRPAGTRSVSSEVFLVGVGLNRA; via the coding sequence ATGTCGCAACGGAGTCCACCGCTCGAGCAAGGCCGGCGAGCACTTCTACACCACGAGCCTGACCGAGGCGGCCTGCTGCGGCTTCACCGTCGAGCTCCAGAACTTCTTCTACGTGTACAAGGCAACCACCACGGGGCTGGTGGCCTTCCATCGCTGTCTGCTCGCGAACGGAAAGCACTTCTACACCCAGGCCAGCAACTGCGAGGGGGCCGCGGGCGCGCTGAACGAAGGTGTGCTCGGCTACGTCGCGACCAGCGCCACTTGCGGCGCGGTCCCGCTCTATCGGCTCAGCCACCCGAGCAGCAGCCACTTCTACACCACGAGCCTCGCCGAGAAGAACAACGCCGTCAGCGCCTTCGGCTACATCGACGAAGGCATCGCCGGGTACGTCTGGTCCACCTCGTGAGCCGCCGCCAGAACCCGTACTCCCGCGCCGACGCGCGCACGCTGGCCGCCAAGGCGCAGGGTTATCCCGCCCGCAGCGTGTTCAAGCTGGAGGAGATCGACCGCCGGGTGCGCCTGTTCGGCCCCGGCAAGCACGTGCTGGATCTGGGGGCGGCGCCAGGCAGCTGGAGCCTGTACGCGGCGCAGAAGGTCGGCCCCAAGGGACGTGTGCTCGCGGTGGACCTTCAGGAGATCCGCCAGGCCTTTCCCGAGCAGGTGACGGTGATCCGCGGCGACGCGCTCGACCTGACGAACGAGGCCCTCTCGACCTTCGCGCCCTACGACGTCGTGTTGAGCGACATGGCGCCGAGCACGAGCGGCAGCAAGGTGCGCGACCAGACCCTTTCCTTCGAGCTCTTCATGCGCGCGCTCGAAGTGGCGGCGGCGCTGGGCAAGCCCGGTGGCGCGTTCGTCGGCAAGCTGTTCATGAGCGCCGACTTCCAGGCGGCCAAGCAGGCCGTGAAGGCGCGCTACGCCAAGGAGCAGACGATTCGCCCGGCGGGGACCCGTTCGGTGAGCTCGGAGGTGTTCCTGGTCGGGGTCGGGCTGAACCGGGCCTGA
- a CDS encoding serine/threonine protein kinase produces MRVVDEDGNARVFVDNCRVDEDASQLTELLEGRLDEADAEALETRLERRPALRRKLADLAVQAEPTQPGRTLRIRPGPERPEPPRLEGVDVGATLGQGGMAVVRLGRQLKLDRAVAVKTLRGDRRSESDVARLLREARVTGRLEHPNIVPVHDIVRGADGVPQVVLKLIEGHTWTELMRDPERVRALFGATDLLEWNLDVLMAVARALSYAHSRGVIHRDVKPGNVMLGSFGEVYLLDWGIARDLDDPDGAEEDAHDLMGTTGYMAPEQLLGRDSRLGPWTDTYLLGATLYHVLTGHPPHAGVSLEARVIDAATDATRLPALPEDVPVELRRITERALEPDIGKRTAHPEDVRLALATFTQHRGALRLVERGHKERALAASAEERGDETGAERACVAAELAYRAALEEWAECDEAVRGLRELAILRVERALSREDAHAAGRIAEAQQGLPEELLERVARARARAVAEEARLRRIVTDADRGLGHKMRGLLGAVFGLVWVGFWCVVAFVPPATVTPLVGFTLGFTAIGVVVVATRGRQLLENRINRTSMSVIVTGMAATVVWCVGASWLGLDMRSVLIGFLLVSATFASGMATLMDPWGTFTALGFAAAFLAACYRPSWTPYAVVAGNAVLLVNQVVLNIARARRGFETLPRVHGRTGANAPD; encoded by the coding sequence ATGCGCGTCGTCGACGAAGACGGCAACGCGAGAGTTTTCGTGGACAATTGCCGCGTGGATGAGGACGCCAGCCAACTGACGGAGCTGCTCGAAGGTCGGCTCGACGAAGCCGACGCCGAGGCGCTCGAGACGCGGCTGGAGCGGCGGCCGGCGCTGCGCCGCAAGCTGGCCGACTTGGCGGTCCAGGCGGAGCCCACGCAGCCCGGTCGCACCCTGCGCATTCGACCGGGCCCCGAGCGTCCCGAACCGCCTCGGCTGGAGGGCGTCGACGTGGGCGCCACGCTCGGCCAAGGCGGCATGGCCGTCGTGCGACTCGGCCGGCAGCTCAAGCTCGATCGCGCCGTCGCGGTGAAGACGCTGAGAGGAGACCGCCGCTCGGAGTCGGACGTCGCTCGGCTCCTCCGTGAGGCGCGCGTGACCGGGCGCCTGGAGCACCCCAACATCGTGCCGGTGCACGACATCGTGCGCGGTGCGGATGGCGTGCCTCAGGTCGTGCTGAAGCTGATCGAAGGGCACACCTGGACCGAGCTGATGCGCGACCCGGAACGCGTGCGCGCGCTGTTCGGAGCGACGGATCTGTTGGAGTGGAACCTCGACGTGTTGATGGCGGTGGCCCGTGCGCTCTCCTATGCCCACAGCCGCGGCGTGATCCATCGCGACGTCAAGCCCGGGAACGTCATGCTCGGCTCCTTCGGTGAGGTGTATCTGCTCGACTGGGGCATCGCGCGCGATCTGGACGATCCCGACGGCGCGGAGGAGGACGCTCACGACCTGATGGGCACGACCGGCTACATGGCGCCGGAGCAGCTCTTGGGACGCGACTCACGCCTGGGGCCGTGGACGGACACCTACTTGCTCGGCGCCACCCTGTACCATGTGTTGACCGGTCACCCCCCTCACGCCGGCGTCTCGCTGGAGGCGCGGGTCATCGACGCGGCGACGGATGCGACGCGCTTGCCCGCGCTTCCCGAAGACGTCCCCGTCGAGCTCCGGCGCATCACCGAGCGCGCCCTCGAGCCGGACATCGGCAAGCGCACCGCGCACCCGGAAGACGTACGCCTGGCCCTGGCGACCTTCACCCAACACCGGGGCGCCCTGCGGCTCGTCGAGCGCGGCCACAAGGAACGCGCGCTCGCCGCCAGCGCGGAAGAGCGCGGAGACGAGACGGGCGCAGAGCGTGCCTGCGTCGCGGCGGAGCTCGCCTATCGCGCGGCGCTCGAAGAGTGGGCCGAGTGCGACGAAGCCGTTCGAGGCCTGCGTGAGCTGGCCATTCTGCGCGTCGAGCGCGCACTGTCGCGGGAGGATGCGCATGCTGCAGGCCGCATCGCGGAGGCGCAGCAAGGACTGCCGGAAGAGCTGCTGGAGCGCGTCGCCCGAGCCCGAGCGCGGGCCGTCGCAGAAGAAGCGCGGCTGCGCCGAATCGTGACCGACGCGGATCGGGGTCTCGGGCACAAGATGCGAGGGCTCCTCGGCGCCGTGTTCGGGCTGGTGTGGGTCGGGTTCTGGTGCGTGGTCGCCTTCGTCCCGCCCGCCACCGTGACACCCCTGGTCGGGTTCACCTTGGGCTTCACGGCGATCGGCGTCGTGGTGGTGGCCACCCGTGGAAGGCAGCTGCTCGAGAACCGCATCAACCGTACCAGCATGTCGGTCATCGTGACCGGGATGGCGGCTACTGTCGTCTGGTGCGTGGGCGCCAGCTGGCTCGGCCTCGACATGCGCTCCGTCCTGATCGGCTTCCTGCTGGTGTCGGCGACCTTCGCCAGCGGCATGGCCACCTTGATGGACCCTTGGGGCACGTTCACCGCCCTCGGCTTCGCCGCGGCGTTCCTCGCGGCGTGCTACCGGCCGAGCTGGACGCCGTACGCGGTCGTCGCCGGCAATGCCGTGCTCCTGGTCAACCAGGTCGTGTTGAACATCGCGCGTGCACGCCGCGGGTTCGAGACGCTGCCGCGGGTGCACGGCCGAACCGGCGCGAACGCGCCGGATTGA
- a CDS encoding DUF559 domain-containing protein produces MVLGDHIVDFLVPSAKLIIEVDGAYHQRRRAADSRRERKLGRLGYRVLRLDAELVLSALPAALQQ; encoded by the coding sequence GTGGTGCTCGGCGATCACATCGTCGACTTCCTGGTGCCCTCGGCGAAACTGATCATCGAGGTCGATGGCGCATACCACCAGCGGCGACGCGCAGCGGACTCGCGGCGCGAGCGGAAGCTCGGCCGCCTCGGCTACCGCGTGCTCCGGCTCGACGCGGAGCTCGTGCTCTCTGCGCTGCCGGCCGCGCTCCAGCAATAG
- a CDS encoding acyl-CoA dehydrogenase family protein, whose amino-acid sequence MATDPVTLDQLSALDAHLTEDEIMVRDAVRRFVRERYLPRAGQLFEEEQFPTDLIPEIAEMGLLGAGLKGYGCAGMSPVQYGLILQELEYGDSGLRSFVSVQGSLAMYSIWAYGSEDQKQKYLPKMAKAELIGCFGLTEPDSGSDPGSMTTRARKDGNEWVLSGTKMWITNSPLAHLAIVWAKVEDGGPESIRGFIVERGAKGFETPKIHGKMSLRASETGEIVLDECRVPEANMLPNGQGLKAPLGCLTQARFGIAWGALGAAKACFDSTVSYARTRVQFGVPIASKQLIQEQFAEMGSEIIKGDILALHFARLKEKHGKLRPDQVSLCKRNNVRVALETARACRGILGGNGILLEYPAIRHMLNLESVYTYEGTHEVHTLVLGMAFTGINAF is encoded by the coding sequence ATGGCCACCGACCCCGTGACACTGGACCAGCTGAGTGCCCTCGACGCCCACCTGACCGAGGACGAGATCATGGTGCGCGACGCCGTGCGCCGCTTCGTGCGCGAGCGCTACCTGCCGCGGGCCGGCCAGCTCTTCGAGGAGGAGCAGTTCCCCACCGATCTGATCCCCGAGATAGCCGAGATGGGCCTGCTCGGTGCCGGCCTGAAGGGCTACGGCTGCGCGGGCATGAGCCCGGTGCAATACGGGCTCATCCTGCAGGAGCTCGAGTACGGCGACAGCGGCCTGCGCAGCTTCGTCAGCGTCCAGGGCTCCCTCGCCATGTACTCGATCTGGGCCTACGGCAGCGAGGACCAGAAACAGAAGTACTTACCGAAGATGGCCAAGGCCGAGCTGATCGGCTGCTTCGGGCTGACCGAGCCGGACAGCGGCTCCGACCCGGGCTCGATGACCACGCGCGCGCGCAAAGACGGCAACGAGTGGGTGCTCAGCGGCACCAAGATGTGGATCACCAACTCGCCCCTTGCGCACCTCGCGATCGTGTGGGCGAAGGTGGAGGACGGCGGTCCCGAGTCGATCCGCGGCTTCATCGTCGAGCGCGGCGCGAAGGGCTTCGAGACCCCGAAGATCCACGGCAAGATGAGCCTGCGCGCCAGCGAGACGGGCGAAATCGTGCTGGACGAGTGCCGCGTGCCGGAGGCGAACATGCTGCCGAACGGCCAGGGCCTCAAGGCGCCGCTCGGCTGCCTGACCCAGGCTCGCTTCGGCATCGCCTGGGGCGCCCTGGGCGCCGCCAAGGCCTGCTTCGACTCGACGGTGAGCTACGCCCGCACCCGCGTGCAGTTCGGCGTGCCCATCGCGTCGAAGCAGCTGATCCAGGAGCAGTTCGCCGAGATGGGCAGCGAGATCATCAAGGGGGACATCCTGGCCCTGCACTTCGCCCGGCTGAAGGAGAAGCACGGCAAGCTCCGCCCCGATCAGGTCTCGCTCTGCAAGCGCAACAACGTGCGCGTGGCGCTCGAGACCGCCCGCGCCTGCCGCGGCATCCTGGGCGGCAACGGCATCCTGCTCGAGTACCCCGCCATCCGCCACATGCTGAACCTGGAGAGCGTCTACACCTACGAAGGCACGCACGAGGTGCACACTTTGGTGCTGGGCATGGCGTTCACGGGGATCAACGCGTTCTGA
- a CDS encoding L,D-transpeptidase family protein, translating to MALATRFARLSVALLGLSFASCEVESVLGARSALSRQMPRARRFVQVAASRVPERPLPEAAPTPGGDPNGETQPASFETGDVLAEPAEAEEGGSEAAAPGPEASVDAELALAATSKETFVYASPSWRAKKIGYLRGGAIVKRSPEPVGDGGCAGGWYRIAPQGFVCVGKNATLDVNHPLVTASARRPDRHAALPYAYGMSAFPTPPFYTKVPSPKEQGLVEQDLVHHARRKPDPAWDDVPFEPIPDLIAGGRQVMSWNGVRHSSGSLYLGRAVPKSGFAFLDFFEHEGRRFGLSVDLDVVPLDRMRRVAPSAFHGLSLDAETTLPVVFVMTKGAQLYSGDPRSTGLVPVRPLGYREALAVTPLRVRRNGVGYAQTKSGEWLREDHLVRVEPMRNRPGWATDGRTWVDVSILKQVLVAYEGQKPVYVTLVSTGADGLGDPKETHSTVRGQFLIHTKHVTATMSGDELGDEFDLRDVPYVQYFQAGYAFHAAYWHDSFGRPRSHGCVNLSPLDARWLFHWTDPPVPQGWHGAMSLRQGTLVHIHP from the coding sequence ATGGCCCTCGCCACCCGCTTCGCCCGACTCTCGGTGGCCCTGCTCGGCCTCTCCTTCGCCAGCTGCGAGGTGGAGAGCGTGCTCGGAGCTCGAAGCGCCCTCTCGAGGCAGATGCCGCGGGCCCGGCGCTTCGTGCAGGTCGCCGCCTCGCGGGTTCCCGAGCGACCATTGCCGGAGGCGGCGCCCACGCCGGGAGGCGACCCGAACGGCGAGACCCAGCCGGCGAGCTTCGAGACCGGCGACGTGCTCGCCGAGCCCGCCGAGGCGGAGGAGGGCGGGAGCGAGGCCGCCGCGCCCGGACCCGAGGCAAGCGTGGACGCCGAGCTCGCCCTCGCCGCCACGAGCAAAGAGACCTTCGTCTACGCGTCGCCGAGCTGGCGCGCGAAGAAGATAGGGTACCTGCGCGGCGGAGCGATCGTGAAGCGCTCGCCCGAGCCGGTGGGCGACGGCGGCTGCGCGGGTGGCTGGTACCGCATCGCGCCTCAGGGCTTCGTGTGCGTGGGCAAGAACGCGACCCTCGACGTCAATCACCCGCTGGTGACGGCCTCGGCGCGGCGCCCGGATCGCCACGCCGCGCTGCCCTACGCCTACGGCATGTCGGCGTTCCCGACGCCACCGTTCTACACCAAGGTCCCGAGCCCGAAGGAGCAGGGTCTGGTCGAGCAGGACCTGGTGCACCACGCGCGAAGGAAGCCCGATCCGGCTTGGGACGACGTGCCATTCGAGCCCATCCCCGACCTGATCGCCGGCGGCCGGCAGGTGATGAGCTGGAACGGCGTGCGCCACTCGTCTGGCAGCTTGTACCTGGGGCGCGCCGTGCCCAAGAGCGGCTTCGCGTTCCTCGACTTCTTCGAGCACGAGGGGCGCCGCTTCGGTCTCAGCGTGGATCTCGACGTGGTCCCGCTCGACCGCATGCGTCGGGTCGCGCCGAGTGCGTTCCACGGCCTCTCCCTCGACGCCGAGACCACTCTGCCGGTGGTGTTCGTCATGACCAAAGGGGCGCAGCTCTACTCCGGCGATCCGCGCTCGACGGGGCTCGTGCCCGTGCGCCCGCTCGGGTACCGCGAGGCGCTGGCGGTCACGCCCTTGCGCGTTCGGAGGAACGGAGTCGGCTACGCCCAGACCAAGAGCGGCGAGTGGCTCCGAGAGGACCACCTGGTGCGCGTCGAGCCGATGCGGAATCGGCCAGGCTGGGCAACCGACGGCCGCACCTGGGTCGACGTGTCGATTCTGAAGCAAGTCCTGGTGGCCTACGAGGGCCAGAAGCCCGTGTACGTGACGCTGGTCTCGACCGGGGCCGACGGCCTCGGCGACCCCAAGGAGACTCATTCCACGGTGCGCGGGCAGTTTCTGATTCACACCAAGCACGTGACCGCCACCATGAGCGGCGACGAGCTCGGAGACGAGTTCGATTTGCGCGACGTGCCGTACGTGCAGTACTTCCAGGCCGGCTACGCGTTCCACGCGGCGTACTGGCACGACTCGTTCGGTCGCCCGCGCAGCCACGGCTGCGTGAACCTGTCGCCCCTCGACGCGCGCTGGCTGTTTCACTGGACCGATCCGCCGGTTCCGCAGGGCTGGCACGGCGCGATGAGCCTGCGCCAAGGCACGCTGGTCCACATTCACCCCTGA